From the genome of Bacteroidia bacterium:
GTGTAGGTAAACGAGTTACCATAGAGGGATCGGTGACGCTCTGCCATTTGCATGAAGCGGTAGAAATGCGCCGCGTTTTCAAAGACCTGACATCCGGCAGAGAACTTGTCCACGTATTTTGTTTTTCCCTGTTGCATTGCGCGGTGGATGTTTATTCCAAAGAGTCCCGTCTCTCTTTTCCCATTAAGGAAATCCAGCACTGCGTTGCGATCATAGTCTCTAAGGATCGTGACAGGCTTTCTCTGCACAAGCGAGGCGTATTGTCCCCTGTGAAGGCCGATCTGGTAGGCACCTTTGTACTGACCCTGCATGAGAATCGCCGTTCCCTGAGGTTGCATTGGATTTTCAAGCCAGAAGGTTCCCGGATCAGTCGTACAAGGGAAAATGTGATACTCCCACTTATTCTTTTCCGTTTTATAGAACACGTGAAAGTGATCATCAAATTTTCCAGATCTCGTGTTTTCACTTCTCACTCCCCAGATGTTCAGCTCGTAGGGACGCGAATAGATCAGGTAATTCTCCTTCCTCGCAATGGCCTTTAACTTACCGAGCATTTATGCCGCATTACCCAGATCCGGCGTGTAATCGGCAAGCCATTTCTTCACGTCAAAGTTCGGACAGGTCTTTCCGGCCTTGGGAAAAGTTCCGTGACCTTTAATTTCCGCTTTTGGATAGCGATTTGAAAGCTCCACGATCTTATCGAAAAGTGCCACTTCCTGAGCGCGGGTACGCGTGTCAGAGGATTTTCCCTCTTTGGTTCTTCCTCCGATGTAAGCGATGCTTATCGTGGATTCGTTAAATCCTTTCACTCCGTAGGAGGGCAGCTTTTCATCCAGTAGCTTCACCACATCTCCGTTTGCTTTGACGATATAATGATAACCCGGACGATCCCATTTACGTTCTGTCTTCCAGAAATTGAGGATGGATTCCACCGTCGTGTTTGAAGGGGTATCGGTGCAATGCACCGCGATGTATTTAATTTGTCTCATAAAATATTACGCTTTTTGATTTGACAATTAGTTTTTTATTCTTTTCGAGGGTTTTAAAGAGGGTGTAATTATTTTTTGATGCGATGAAATGTCCCACGACCGTTTTCACAGGCACTTTTACTTTGATCTTGGCTTTCAGATCGATCAGTTCGGCAGGCTCTACCGTGATTAAGAATTTTCCCTGATCATTACCTGACAAAGTCGGGATGGACCATTTTGCACCGTCGTATTTTAATCCCATCCTGAGGAACTCCAGTCGGATGGCATCCTGCTCTGAAGCTGACTTGAACGTATCAAGCATTCCGGTGACAAGTGTTTTGCGAACGCCTGAAGAGATGCGGTACTCTTTGAATTTGTCAGAAACAGCTGAGTACTCAGAAGTGCTTTTGATTTTTTTTAAGGAGTCCAGAGCAGAAGAAAAACTCTTAGCTGTGGCCGCTTCGTAGAGTTTCTTGGCAAGCGTTGCCGGGTCTTCCGTAGGTATTTGAGTAAGCACGGTAAATGTGCTTTCATCCACCACAATGGGAAGATTCAGTTTGGTAAGAGCCGCCTGCACTTCCGAACCAAAATCTCCATCTGCTCCATACTTGGGAAGGATAGTCTTGCCATGTTTGGCAATGAGAGCGAGTTGCAAAGTCTTAACCCTTTCTCCCTTGCTTCCTTTTTTAAGAGGGAAATCATCTTTTTTTACAGGAGGTGTTGGTACATAGGAAGACTGACTTTGTGAACTGGTCTTAGTGGGTGTGAAAGTAGTCTGGGGAGCAAGCGTTTCATCTTCCTGATCTGTTGGCTCTTGCTTCTTCTTGGTGATGGCTTTCCATCCGAAAAAACCTCCCACGGCAGTGACGGCCACGCCGAGACCGATCAATATGGCTTTTTTGAAATTACGCTTCTTGGGCTGATTTGTATCTTGTTTTGCTGCCATTAGTTCTAAGGTTTTTTACTGATTATCTGAAGCATTGCATTTAAGTCAGAGGACGACAGATCTTCTTTAATATCTGCAAGCAGGGAAACGGCATATTCTTTTTCATACACTGCCATTACTTTTGAAAAATCCGCTCGTGTAGGGATTTCCAAAAACACAGCCTTGATCGCATCTTCATCTGTTCCGGGAAAAATCCCGTAGGAGATGTTTACTGCGGCATGAAGACGTTTTGCCCACGCGAGGTGATTTAGAACAGCCGTGTCTCCGGGCATTTCAGGTTTGGAAGAAATGATCATCATCATTTCCTCATATTCGCCTGAGGTTAGTTCATCCTGCATCTCTTTGGTGATCGGGTCACCGTAGAGTTTTTTATAGGAAGCGGCCACTTCTTTGAAAAAACTCTTCGTAGGAATCCGTCTTAAAACTGATCTCAATGCCTCTTCATCCGTTCCCCACCACCCGTCGTTTTCAAAGGCCAGTTTTATCTGCTTGGCATAAGATGCAGGTGCATTGGTTTCAAGTGACTTCTTTTCCTCGGTGTTGGCAATTGAGGATTTTATCACTCGTGAAACCAGAAGAATGGTTCCCCCGGCTACAACCAGTCCTAAAGCAGAAACAAGTACGATTTCCTTCCATCCGGAAGAATCCTTGTTTCCCGTTTCTTGCTTTGGATCACTATGTTGAGCTTTAAATTTCATCTACACCCCTAACGCCTTTTTAGCGATTTGCAGTTTGATGGGATCGTTAGTGATCACATCGGCAAGCTTTGAAAGTTCATTAGCCGAAAGTTTTTCACCCATCACTTTTAGAGCGGCGGCCTTTAGATCGGCTTCCTTTTCTGAAGGAGCCAGGATTGTTATGTCGTATTCGTACTTTTTCATGTCTTTAGAGTTTTACATCCACCAGATCGCCTACTTCTGTGATAAGAGCGGGTTCATCCGTGAGTTTGCGGTTTATAAGCATCAGCATCGTGAATTCTTCTTCCTCCAAGCCTTCCTGCATGATGTTCATGAGTTTCAAGAAGTCCTTTTCATCTTCAGATAACGCAGGCGCAGTTTTCTTTTTTATAGTTACTTCCGTTTTATCTTTGGTTTCAGTCTCTCCTAACTGAGTAGCCTTTTGAGGAGAATTGTTATTTAGTACTAAGAGTTTCAGCCAGTCAGGTGGATTTTCTGCAATCTTTAAGAGGCGATCAAAAATGACACTCTGCTTATTATCTTTTTCCTCTTTTAGAAGATCGATCCCTCTTTGAAGATCAGAGATGTATTTTTCTGCTTCAGCCAGCTTGTTTTCTCGCTCCGATAATTTTTCTTCCAATTGGACAAGGCGATTAGCCAGACGCTCCTTGTCCATTAGTTCGCGTACGTACTGCTGTACTTCCGGTCCATTAAGTGCATTGGACGATTGTACCTGTACGGGCTGTTGTACAATGACCTTCTCCGGTTCCACCGTAAAGACATGCGAGGTGCAGGCAGGCGTTTTTATTCCCCGATAGATCGTTACTATGATCTTTTTGGAAGCCGGAGATAGAAATGTTTGATAGCTGTCAAAGATTTCCGTAACAGTAGTGCGTGGTACAACGCGGAGTCCGTCCACATAAATCTCATAGCTCTGGGGTTTACCTTGGGAAACCTGAATTTCAAGGATACGTTTGATATTGTCCAGAAGACCCTTTTCATAAGGCTGTTCTACCGTTTGCTTTTCCATATTGTCCTGATCTTCCATTTAGTGTTTGTAAGGAGTTACCTGTATGAATCTCACTCTTGCTACGACCGCATCTGAAGTGTTTTTAATTTTGATCTGTCCCTGATGCTCGTATTGAAGTTCATTCAGGTTGGTATTTCCCAAATCAAACAACCCACTCTGGCTTTTAACAGATACGTTTACAGGTTCTTCCACTAAAACAAAATAGCTGTGAAAGGCCTTTTCGTTTCTAATCTCGCTGGGTTGAAGTACGATGTGCCGGAAGCGTGTGTAATAACTATCTCCAAAACCCAACTCCCGCATCCTGCGGCAAATAAAATCATGTGCCAGTTCCGGGGTCATCGCTATTCAGGTTTTGAATGATGTATATATCCACTTCGTAATTCACCACAGATCCGTTAAGTATTCCCCAGTTGTCTTCTATAAATCCATGCACCGTGGTGGTCTTTGGATCAAGATTGATTTCTATGCTTTTATTGAATGTGTTGTGCGTGTAGGGCTTTACCTCAAAAACAGAATCAGTGAAATCAAGAAGACTTAGATTTTTATCCTCAAGGATGAGATCGCCGAAGAAGAAAACCCGCTCG
Proteins encoded in this window:
- a CDS encoding N-acetylmuramoyl-L-alanine amidase, translating into MRQIKYIAVHCTDTPSNTTVESILNFWKTERKWDRPGYHYIVKANGDVVKLLDEKLPSYGVKGFNESTISIAYIGGRTKEGKSSDTRTRAQEVALFDKIVELSNRYPKAEIKGHGTFPKAGKTCPNFDVKKWLADYTPDLGNAA